ACTGTTGGTGTGGAGCGACTGGGTGCCGCCGAGCACCGCGGCGAGCGCCTGCACCGAGACCCGCACCAGGTTGACCTCGGGCTGCTGGGCGGTCAGCTGCACCCCGGCGGTCTGGGTGTGGAAGCGCAGCATCTGCGAGCGCGGGTCCTTCGCGCCGAACTCCTCGCGCATCAGCCGGGCCCAGATGCGGCGCGCGGCACGGAACTTGGCGACTTCTTCGAGCAGCGTGGTGCGGGCCACGAAGAAGAAGGAGAGCCGGGGGGCGAACTCGTCCACGGCCATCCCGGCGGCGAGCGCGGTGCGCACGTAGGCGATGCCGTTGGCCAGCGTGAAGGCGATCTCCTGCGCCGGATCCGCTCCGGCCTCGGCCATGTGGTAGCCGGAGATGGAGATGGTGTTCCAGCGAGGGATCTCCGCCCGGCAGTACCGGAACACGTCCGCGACCAGCCGCAACGAGGGCGCCGGCGGGAAGATGTAGGTGCCGCGGGCGATGTACTCCTTCAGCACGTCATTCTGGATCGTGCCGGTGAGCTCGGCCGGCGCCACCCCCTGGGCTTCGCCGACCAGTTGGTAGAGGAGCAGCAGCAGGCCGGCCGGTGCGTTGATGGTCATCGAGGTGGACACCGCGCCCAGCGGGATGCCGTCGAACAGCACCGCCATGTCCTCGACGCTGTCGACGGCCACCCCGACCTTGCCGACCTCCCCGGCCGCGAGCGGCGCGTCCGAGTCGTAGCCCATCTGGGTGGGCAGGTCGAAGGCCACCGAGAGGCCGGTGCCGCCGCCGGCGATCAGCTGCCGGTAGCGGGCGTTGGACTCGGCGGCGGTGCCGAAGCCCGCGTACTGGCGCATCGTCCACGGCCGGCCGGTGTACATCGACGGGTAGACGCCCCGGGTGTACGGGTACTCCCCCGGCCGGCCCAGCCGGGCGGCCGGATCCCAGCCGGCCAGCGCCTCGGGGCCGTACAGCGGCTCGATCGGGAAGCCTGACTCGGCGCGGCGCGGCTCGGCTGCCATGGGTTTCTCCACGGGGGTCGGCGGGCTGGTGCTCCTGCTCGCACAGTAGTGGCGCCCGGGCGGAACACGGCGGAGCCGACGCGGTTGAGATGATCGGACGAACGACCGAAGTGGATACCGATCGACAAGCCCCTGGGAGTGGCAATGAGCGAGCAGAAGGTGGCCGTGGTCACCGGTGCCAGCAGCGGGATCGGCGCGGCGACCGCCCGCCGGCTGGCCGCCGAGGGCTTCGACGTGGTGCTGACCGCCCGGCGGACCGAGCGGATCGAGGTGCTGGCCAAGGAGATCGGCGGCCGGGCGTACACCCTGGACGTCACCGACCGGGCGGCCGTGGACGCCTTCGCCGCCGAGGTTGGCCGGGTGGACGTCCTCGTCAACAACGCCGGCGGGGCGATCGGCGCCGACTCCGTGGAGCACGGCGACCCGGCCGACTGGCTGGCCATGTACGAGGTGAACGTGCTCGGCGTGCTGCACATGACGCAGGCACTGCTGCCCGCCCTGCGCGCCACCGGCGACGGCACCGTGCTGGTGCTCTCCTCGACCGCCGCGCTGGCCGCCTACGAGGGCGGCGGCGGGTACGTCGCGGCCAAGCACGCCGCGCACACCATCGCGGCGACGCTGCGGCTGGAGCTGTGCGGGGAGCCGATCCGGGTGATCGAGATCGCCCCCGGCATGGTGAAGTCCGAGGGGTTCGCACTCACCCGCTTCCGCGGCGACGAGGAGAAGGCGGCGGCCGTGTACACGGGCGTGGCCGAGCCGCTGACCTCGGAGGACATCGCCGACACCGTCGCCTGGACGGTCACCCGGCCGTCCCACGTGAACATCGACCTGCTGGTGGTCCGCCCGCGCGCCCAGGCCGCCAACCACAAGGTCCATCGCGCCTGATCAGAGCGTCGGCGGGCGGCCGCCCCCCTGATCGGACGTGTCACCCGGCAGTGATACATACGTGCGATGAACATCAACCGGGCCGCCCGCCCACGGGTCCTGCTGACCGCCCTGGCGGCAGGCACCCTCCTGCTCACCTCCGCCTGCAACGACAACGCCGCACCGGCCCAGGACAAGGCCACCGGTACCTCCTCGGCGTCCGCCGCCCCGGCCACCACCCCGGCCGCCACCCCGAAGCCGACCGGTGAGGCCGACCCGGCGCTCAAGCCGTTCTACGGCCAGCAGATCGCCTGGGCCGGCTGCCCGGCCGACCCGAAGGCCGAGCAGGCCAAGATCGACATATCCGGCATGCAGTGCGGCAAGCTGCACGTTCCGCTGGACTACGCCAACCCCGCCACCGACGCGCTCGACATAGCGCTGATCAAGCTTCCGGCCGCCAAGCCGGACCAGAAGATCGGCTCGCTGATGGTCAACCCGGGCGGCCCGGGCGAGTCCGGCATCGAGATGGTCGAGTTCGGCGCGAAGGAGTTCGCCGGCCCCCTGCACGACCGCTTCGACGTCATCGGTTTCGACCCCCGCGGCACCGGCGCCAGCTCGCCGATCGTCTGCTACGACGACAAGCA
The nucleotide sequence above comes from Streptomyces kaniharaensis. Encoded proteins:
- a CDS encoding acyl-CoA mutase large subunit family protein, translating into MAAEPRRAESGFPIEPLYGPEALAGWDPAARLGRPGEYPYTRGVYPSMYTGRPWTMRQYAGFGTAAESNARYRQLIAGGGTGLSVAFDLPTQMGYDSDAPLAAGEVGKVGVAVDSVEDMAVLFDGIPLGAVSTSMTINAPAGLLLLLYQLVGEAQGVAPAELTGTIQNDVLKEYIARGTYIFPPAPSLRLVADVFRYCRAEIPRWNTISISGYHMAEAGADPAQEIAFTLANGIAYVRTALAAGMAVDEFAPRLSFFFVARTTLLEEVAKFRAARRIWARLMREEFGAKDPRSQMLRFHTQTAGVQLTAQQPEVNLVRVSVQALAAVLGGTQSLHTNSFDEAIALPTEKAARLALRTQQVLAYETDVTATVDPFAGSYVVEALTDEVEAAALALMARVEEQGGAVAAIERGYQKTAIERTAYRIQQETDAGERTVVGVNRFQLDTEEPYQPLRVDPAIERQQAERLSRLRAERDASAVDRALNGLRRAAEGEANVLYPMKEALAARATVGEVCDALREVWGTYEPVERF
- a CDS encoding SDR family oxidoreductase translates to MSEQKVAVVTGASSGIGAATARRLAAEGFDVVLTARRTERIEVLAKEIGGRAYTLDVTDRAAVDAFAAEVGRVDVLVNNAGGAIGADSVEHGDPADWLAMYEVNVLGVLHMTQALLPALRATGDGTVLVLSSTAALAAYEGGGGYVAAKHAAHTIAATLRLELCGEPIRVIEIAPGMVKSEGFALTRFRGDEEKAAAVYTGVAEPLTSEDIADTVAWTVTRPSHVNIDLLVVRPRAQAANHKVHRA